GTTATAGCGACCGTTTTGAACCCAGAATCCTTCTGAGATGAGCTCGAACGTGACGTCGCCCGGAGCGATGTCGTCTCCGGGTGCTGGGCCGTCATCGCAATCACCACAGCCAAGGAAGAAGAGCGCAAATAGAAACGGAATGTAGCGCAAAGTGATATCCGTGAAATTTGTGAGATACTTGGTAGACGATAGTACCGAAGGCCCCCAAATATCAAGTATTCACGCGCATATACACAACTCTACATGACGCCCGAAGTGCCTGGCACGGTTTTCCAAACCTCCGTTACCAACGCGTGAAGCAGGGTGTACTCGCGGCCCCCTGTACCAAAGTACCCCGAGTCGAGTTCGTCCAATAATCCCAGCGCCGTGGTGTACTCCCCGGCACGAATCGCGCCGGCAGCCAGATGGCGAGTTGAGTCTTTGCGATTGGCTTTCGTGATCTTCATGCGTGCCGTGTTGGCTTCGTCAAGTAGACCGGCATCGGCCAGCGCCTTGACCACGGATTGAAGGTTGTAGCGGTCGCGTCCGGCCTTCTCCAGCGCTGCCTCCAAGAGCTCCTTCTGAATCTCTGGCCGTCCCTCCAGATGCTTAAAAGAGTGCCCAATATAGCTCAAGTCGATATTCGATTTGAGTCCCTCCAACGCCATCTCCATTCCCGGATGGTTGTCCGCCATCATCTTGATGATTTCGGCCCAGGTATGCCCCTGAGCGAGGTTCTTGACCGGCTCCATCGCGCTCTCAAAGCAACCCGCCTCGAGCGACGCCTCGGCCAATGCCAGCGCGACTGTGGGCCCGTTGTACCGGTGCAACTTGGAGGCATCCAGGTTCTGCAGAAAGCCGAGCAACAACTCCTCGGCCTTCGCAGGATTTGCCCGCACACGAAGCTTCAAAATCATGGCGTGAGTTTCTGGAAAATCCCTTTCTTTCTCGAGCTTTTGAAGTACCGCCTCAGCCTTCTTCGGGTCCAATTCGTTCAGCCGTTCAAGAATTCGCTCTTCCTCTTTTGAGGTGCTCAAACCATCAAAATACGGCAAGAATCCGAGCGCTCGCTCAGGTGCAACCTCAAGACAAAGATCCACCGTTCGCTGCAGCAATTCAAAGTGTTTGGCGTGTCCACCCTTGAGGATGCCTTTGAGGAAATCCTCCACGTAATCGAGGTCGCGGGTGGCCAATACAGCGTCCGCAATCTCGGCCAAATCATGCCACCAAATTCCAGAACTCAGTCGATTCAGCGCCGCCGCAACCCCTTTGGCGTCACGTTTCCACGCGGCCAAAAGCGCCGCCGGCTTGACCCAGTTCCCCTGCATATGACCCTTGGGAATCTCAACCTTATATGGGCTCTCATCGCCCAGAATTTCGGCCGTTCCCGCCAGCCAAGACTTGAGTGCATACGTCAAAGGCTCGTGCTCGGGCAGAGCTAGCCCAGCTTCCGCAATGCTCGCCAGATCCCGCGCCAGCTTTGTGTGCCCGTGCCGAGCCGCCGCCGCCGCCAGATGAGCCACGGCAACCGCGTCATTGAGGTCTTCCGCCGGTTGGAGCTTTTTCGCGAGTGCCTCAACCGACTCCACCTTTCCTTCTCGAATGCGGTGCAACGCGAGCTCGGCTAGGAACTTCCCAGCGCCTCTGTGCGGGCTGAGGTTTTTTTCCAGATACTCCTCGAGGTCCTGCACACCGTGAGTATTCGGCTGGATGAACTCCTTTGATTTCTTTGCCTTCCCGGCCTTTGCCGCGCCCTTGAACATGTCCGCGACCACCTTCGGAAAGAGCTTTGGCGCCGCTTTGACGCCGGCCTCCACAGACTCGAACCGCGACAGCTCCAGGTCCTGCACGGGGTAAGCAAATTTATGGTCCACGACGGCCGAAATCTCGGCACCAGGGTCCTTGGTGGTGATCAGAAATTTGGGAGCGACAAACCCCCACGAATCCCCCTGCGCAAAGGGCTTAAAGGCGGAATGAAAGAGTTCTTCTTCGGAATTGATATTCGGCGTCTCGAAGAGTTCGTGACGTGCAATCAGCTCGCCGGCAAGCGTGTAGAACGCCACGGATTCTTTGGAGCTGAGCACGATGGCATCACCGACGTGGATGTTCTTGGCGCCAAATGCTGGGGCTTCAAAAAGCTTCTTAAAGCCCGGCTTGTTCTCGAAAACCACGAGCGTGTCGTCATTGCGAATCGCCGCGATCGCCGAGTTGTCCGCAAAGAAGGCCGCCTGTGGGTTTTCTTTTCGATAATAGTCCGCCTCACCGCACTCGATGTCGATGACGCCGGCCAACTCAGGGCCTTTGTACACACGAATGCTCGGCGTCACCTTGTCCGCGTTCCCCGCGTGGCAGACGTCCAAGAGCCACTCACCGTCCGCCGAGAACGCCAAGTCGCCGCCTCCGATATGCTTGGGCTCGTAGGCGAGCTTGCCTGTTTTGGCGTCCAGAAACTTGAGCCCGCCATGGTGAAACGCGATCTGATTGCCCTTGGGATCGATGGCCGCAATCTGGCTGATTTCCTTGTAGCTCCAGACCATCTCACGCGTGGCGGAGTCGATGGCGTAGGCCCCGTGATGCCCGAATCCAACGATGATGCCGTCTGCGCGCCAGACCATTCTGCGCATCGTACCCACCTGTGGCCCGTCTTCCGGCTTGCCCTCGAACCCTGTTTTGGCCATGTAGACGGGGTCAACGCCGTGGGGTGAAGGCGTCACGATCGCGCCGGCCAGAGCCGATTGCTGATAGCCCCAGCACGACACGAACATGCGCGCACCGTCTGGCGCCCAGCACCACTGCGGCGGGTGGTCTTGACCATCAGTCGCGTAGCTCCAGTTCTGGATTCCCGAGCCTTCTTTGAACGGGTCCGCGTAGCCCACTCCGTTGGTGTCGAACGAGAGGCCGAGGCGGCGACTATCTTGCGACCATTGAATCACACCGGCTTCGTCTGGCCAGCCGACCCCGCCCGTGACGTGGTCGATTTGATTGACGCAACGACCGGTCGCAACTTCCCAAACGGCGAGCGAGCCGCCGGCTTCGTAGTCGTCGCCGCACCAGGAGCCTGTGGCGAAGTATTTGCCGTCCGGCGAGATATTCCAGCCCGTCAGGTCGGTCTCGTGTGGTGTGTTGTTTTGGAAGGTGACGCGCCCAGCCTTCATAAGGGCATTGAGGTCGTCCGATGGCCGTTCTTCGGGCGCGGCTTCTCCGGGCGCGCCTCCGCTCAGAATCGCGATCAAATCGGATTCACCGAGGACCTGCACGCCGAGTGATGACGCCTTCGCGAGCTTCGAGCCCGCCTTTTCACCGGCGAACAAGATGTCGGTGTTTTTTGAGACGCTGCCACTGCAGGTTGCGCCCAATTTTTCGAGCTCGGCTTCTGCCTCTTTGCGATTGAGTTCAGAGAATTTGCCTGTGATACAGACTGTTTTGCCCTTGAGATCCACGGTGCCTCCTTTGTTGATACCTAGGTTCTAGGAGCCGGCTAGTACGACCTCAACTGAAAGGGTCTGAAACAACCTGTAAACTTAGTTTCGGTCTGGTACACTTAGGGCTCGGACAATGACCCAGAGGGACGAGCTTTCTATGAAAACAATTCTCACAACACTCTTGCTCAGCCTTGTTTCAGCAACTGCCTTTGCCGAAGACCTTCAGGTCAAACAAGATGTGGAGCCTGAGACCGAGCACCAACTAAGCCTAACCATTGCACCACTCTGGATTCTGAACGGCCAGCCACAAGGGAATATCGAGGTGCGCGTATTTGACAAGTGGAGTGGGTCGCTGGGGCTCGGCTACTCGAACCGGGCTTCATTGCCCCTCGAAGAGTCTGACGTCACACATATCGCGATCTCCACCAGCGGGCAGATTCGGTACTACGCCATCGGCGATTTCGACCACGGCATGCAGGTGGGCGCGCATTACCACTACTTCTGGACGGAACCATCCACTCAAGGCGTAAAAAACAGGGCCGTCGGAGGGCACACAACTTCCGGATTCCTTGGGTACAAGTACATCACCGATATCGGCTTTACCTTAGACTTTCAGGGGGGTATCGGGTACTTCGTCACCAGTGATAGAGACGGCCAAGAAGTCGATGGTTCGCGCCCCGTGGCGTATTGGGCCGCCGATATCGGCTGGTCATTTTGATTCTCGAGGAAAAGCTCACAAAGAGAAAGGCGAAAGCCCTCTACGATTCTGGCGATATCACTCGCGCTGAAATTGGCACCTACTCTGGGCTCGCCTATATCCATCGCTACCTCTTTGAAGAAATTTACGAATTCGCGGGAAACCTCCGGACCGTCAACATCTCGAAAGGTGGCTTCCGATTTGTACCCGTCCTTTACTTGCAGTCCGCCCTCGAACAAATCGACTCCATGCCCCAGCAGGGCTTCGAGCAAGTCGTCGAAAAGTACGTCGAGATGAACGTCGCGCATCCGTTTCGGGAAGGAAATGGCCGCGCGATGAGAATCTGGTTGGATTTGCTGCTCAAGGCCGAAGTTCAACGCGTGGTTGACTGGAACCAGGTGGACAAGGACGAGTACCTTGACGCCATGCAGCTCAGCGTCGTGAACGACAAGGCGATCAAGGGCCTGATTGAACAAGCTCTCACAGATCGAATCGATGACCGCGCGCTCTATTTGAAGGGGATCGATGTGAGCTACTACTACGAGGGATACAGCGAGTTCAAAACAGAGGACCTTTAGCGAGAACGTGGTAAGCTTGTGCCCGAACGGCTAAAACGAGGTTTGCGTTGAAGAAACTCCTATCCAGGCGCCCCTGACGACCCCAATAACCCGGCAACGCCCAACAACCCTGACGGGCCAGGGCAGGACGACTCGGACGGGCTCGAAGTCTCCGATGGGTGTTCTGCCGCGCACCCAACACACGCACCCTCCATCCTTCTCCTGCTCGGATTCTTCTTCGCCTTGAGGCATTCTTCACGGCCACAGGATCGGAGATGCAAGCGTTGAGCAAGTTCCTCGGAAACACCCATCCGATAGCACCCAAAGTCTATCCGGACCCGGAAAAAGGCCAACAAGCCTTCCGTGGAACGAATGCACACGATGATATCGTTGCTTCCATTCCCCGAGGTCGATGGGTTCAAATCCATTGGGGCTAAGATAGCCGCCTTTTCGCTCACCGAGTTCATCCACCACCACGGCATAGGCTCGGTTTTCAACGTCGAAATTGGGTTCGAGTAGCTGGCCTTCGTTCCAGATTTCTACGGAATCGGCGCCAGGAGCAAGGCGATAGACCCCGGGAGTGATGGACGATTGGAGCAAGAGTGAGCCGTCTTCGAGGCCCACCATCATATCAAAATACGCGCCACCAAGCTGGTCCACAATATCCTGTGTGACCGCCGTATTCACACTGATGGCACCGGTCTCGTCCATACAAAAGATAGACGTGTCGTTCTGAACTCCGCAAAGATCCCCGTTCGGACGCCGAGCCAGAAAACCTTGCGAACCTTCTGGTGCGTCTGGCAGCGCAGTCCACTCACCAGACGAGCTCAAGTGGAACCAAAATGAGCTGGTACCATACCCGTAGTTGATGATGAGACCGCCGCCCGGCGAGGCAAAATACCCCAGTGGTTGTTCCTCTCCGAGGGTCTCAGGACGCTCAAAAAATGCGCTCTCACGACTACTGAGCATGATATCCCCGTTTAGGTACACCTCCCAAACCCCCGCGCCCTTTCGGTCCGCGACATTGCCGCCAGGCGTTCGCTCCAAGTGACGTGTGAATCCAAGCTCGACACCCCCCGGCGTAAAGAGTTTGTCGCGCGTTGCGTATCCTCCGCCATCAAGATTCGCGAACACACCGCCCATCGGTGAAATGAAGTTGCTGTAGTCGATCTTCGAATGCTCCACCCCGAGCCGCATTCTACCGACTCCGGGCACCGGGCCTTCGGCGTAGAACGGCATATAACGAAGCGCAAAAAGGGCATCGTTTGGCGGCAGAGTAGAAAGATCGCGCCCACCAAACGTCGGGTCAGCCTCGACGTCACGAGAAACCAACGCACAATTCTCAGAAATCTGCATAACTTCTTTCGCCGCAACCCCGGCAATAGACCAGCCCTGCGTTTCCAGAATCTCAGTGGTTTCTGGCCAGCAAACCACAACGTCCGCACCATGGTCAGCCGCGACAACACCCAGTGCAGGAGGAAACTCAAACGGCACCGGAGTCTGCAACTTCGTGGTGTAGAATCGAGTGCTCCCAAGTCCGATCGGATTCGTCGTTCTCAAACTGTACGTCGCGACCAGGAGCCGACCATCACCTCCCTTCGTGCCCGTCAAATCAAGCGCTGCGACCAGGGTTTCTCCCTCCGGTAGTCGAACTCGACCTATCGCCTCTGGAACCAACCTTCCATCCGAGAGGACCACGCGGTCAATCGAGCCATCCGGGGAGGCGAGCAAGATATGTTGACCTCGCTCATCAGACGTCACCGAAAGTTGCCCGGTCAAAGTGGTGACCGGAACCGGAGTCGAGAGCACATCGTCCACCATCTTTGCGTGCATCAGCAGATTATTCGATCCAATCCACGCAAGCTCCACGGGGTCTCCGGGAGCGGCGAGTGAGAGGACCATCTTGGGGTCCTCAAGCCGTGACGCAAGTACTCCCGTAAGGCTATCAAGGAGAGTCGAATTGCCGAAAAGTGGGCGCTTATCGTCCGTGTTCACGTCGTGAAAAACGGTGGAGTAGGTTTCTTGCCACGAAACGCTATCGTACCGACTCGAGAACACGTTGAACTGCTTTAAGAGCCGAGGCTCCCGAGTCTCAGGCGTCGCGTAGATTGCGACAGGGAACTGATCGCCTTGATCGGTCGCGCTACCGAACCTATCTCGAGGCACCCAGTAGACTTGGTCATCCGTCACAAGCGCGCCCGTCGCGTCGCTGGTGAATCGCATACGGTACGACTGGCCGAGCCGCTGTTTGGTGCACGATGGTCCCTTGTGAAAGGTGTCGAGTACGCCCGGCTCCCCCTCTTGAGTTGCGGACGTTCCGTCGACCTTGAAACAAAGGTCTACCTCGCATCTCCCGTCATTCGCTGCACATCCTTCCCAGCCCTTCACGATCAAAAGCGCAGAGTCCGACCCCGCAGGCCGAACAAGGGAAACCGAGGTGGTGCTTAGGTTTCCTAAACGCTCCGAGTCTATGGCCACCGGAACTGGGACGTCCGCGGACACCGTTGGCCTTGTTTCGGTTTGACTCTCCAACGGAATAGCGAAATGCGTGTGGGCAAAACTGAGCGACCCTTCCAGGGAAGTCAGTCCAATGCCTTCGATATAACGCCGAGTCGTAACGAAATCGTCGGTCAGATTCTTCTGAGTGATGGTCCATATGGTTTGTTCCCCGTGCGCCGTGGGTTCGGTGGTCCGGGAGACAACTTCGTATTCGTAGAGCACCGTGTCACCGAGCTTTGCGCGCCATCGCTTTCCGACACGCGCGACCTTCGGGACAAACATGATGGGGTTCTCCAACCATCCATCCTGGCTGCTGAACCACAACTCGACGCCGTCCTTCCCGTTGTGAAGGAAGGTGGAGTGCAGCTCGGGGACCCATAGGTCACGAGCGACTTGGTAGCGATAGAACTGCTTACCATCATGTTCCACGAGTGCATCAAAAACCCCGAAAAACGGAGCGCGTCGTGTGCCAACACTCAGGGGTTCAAGTGGTTCCGTATTCGCCTCGCCGCTACCCTCGGAGAGGATTTCGGTGGAGGCACCTCCAGCCTCATCATCGCTGCATCCCACCAGAGATGCGAAAGAAATCAGCGCAGAGATCAACCATAGCAATGCAAATTTCGGCATGCAGGTACTCCAATAAATTGTCATGAGAACAGTTGAAGAACTTATAGGCCCATTCTCGGCAGCGGACAAGATTCTACAGGGCCTGAACACTTCTGAAGAAAGCAGAACCAACCTTGCATTTGATTTCAGCCCCACCCACTATGGGCCCCATTAAGGAGATTGCATGAGAATCAAGTGGTTAGTGTTTGTGGGTTTGTTCGTGGTTGGGTGTGGCTCCGATCTGACGAAGACTCCTACCCAGGGGCCAGATATGAGTCCGGCCCCGGACATGGAAGAACGGGACGCAGGTGGGACCGCCGACATGGCTCAAGACGCATCGAGCGACATGACCGAGCCCGATTTGGGGCCTGACGCAGAACCCGACATGACTGAGCCAGACATGGCCGAGCCAGACATGCAACCCGATATGACTGAGCCAGACATGCCTCCACCGGACCCGTGTGAAGGCGTTGAATGTGGCATGGGGGAATGCGTAGATGTGGGCACCGGTGCTCAGTGTGAATGCGATGAAGGGTACATTCCAGACGGCCTATCGTGTGTCGAGATCCCGATTGACCCTGTTCTAGTCGTCAACCTCGCCGGGCCTGCGCAAACTACAGAGGCTGGGGGAAGCACCACGTTGAGTGTACGGCTATCTCACGCGCCTTCGGCCGCGGTCAGTCTTCCCCTGAGTGTTTCGATGACACGCGAGGCATTTCTGAGTCCAACTTCGCTGACTTTCACCAACTCCAACTGGTCTACCCCACAACTCATCACCGTCACCGGCCGCGACGACTCGTTGGACGATGGCAACCAAACCTACACCGTGACCATTGGGCCCAGCACCAGTCAGGATGCGGACTTCGTGGGACTCACAGACTCGCAATCTCTGCTTAGTCTAGACGGGGTTTGTGGCAATGGTTTGCAAGATGGAACCGAGGCGTGTGACGCGCCGGGCCAATCTCAGCAATGTGCGTATGGGCAGCAATCGTGCACGGTGTGCAATAGCTCGTGTCAGTCGGTGCCGGGGCAGGTGGTAGGTTACTGCGGTGATGGAATCAAGCAGACGCAGGAGGCTTGCGACAGCCCTGGCCAGTCTCAGCAATGTGCGTACGGGCAGCAATCGTGCACAGTGTGTAATAGCTCGTGTCAGTCGGTTGCGGGGCAGGTCACAGGCTATTGTGGCGATGGCGTGCGGCAGAACCAAGAGGCGTGCGACGTGCCGGGCCAATCTCAACAATGTGCGTACGGGCAGCAATCGTGCACGGTGTGTAATAGTTCGTGTCAGTCGGTGCCGGGGCAGGTGGTAGGCTATTGTGGCGATGGAGTGCAGCAAAACCAAGAGGCATGTGACGTGCCGGGCCAATCTCAACAATGTGCGTATGGGCAGCAGTCGTGCACGGTGTGTAATAGCTCGTGTCAGTCGGTTGCGGGGCAGGTCACCGGCTATTGCGGCGACGGCATCAAGCAAGCTCAGGAGGAGTGTGATGGCCAAGCGCAATGTCCGAGCGGGCAGTCAGGCACGGCCACGTGCAACAGCTCCTGCGTGGTAGATACGAGCAGCTGTTTAAGTAATGTGCTGAAGATCGATTCCGGCATCGACCATTCTTGTGCGGTCATGCGCACGGGCCAAGTCAAATGCTGGGGCCGAAACAACCACGGGCAGCTTGGCGATGGCACCACTCAGGACCGCAGTACCGCTGTGACCGCCACGGGCATCACAAATGCCGTAGACATCAATCTAGGCAGCTACCACACATGCGCTCTGCTCTCCAACGGCGGCATCACGTGTTGGGGCCGAAACACATCCGGGGAGCTAGGAGTCGGCAATAATCAACCTCAAACAGGCAAAGTCGCCGTCGCGCTCATCGACGATGCGATCGCAATCGGCGCAGGCGGCGCGCACACCTGCGCGGTGCGCGAAGATCGAACCCTCTGGTGTTGGGGAAATAATATTTCGGGTCAGCTCGGCCGTGGCACCACCAACCTCGGGCCTACTCCTACCGCGGTCAGCGGAATTACAGATGCCGTCCAAGTTGAGGCGGGAACCGCTCATACGTGCGTGGTCAACTTGACCGGCGAAATGCGGTGTTGGGGTGACAACACCTACGGACAGATCGGGGACGGAACTACGCTCAACCGACGATGGGCCCCAACCTTTCCAAACCTCGTCTCCGTGACGCAGGTAGATGCCGGCGACTACTTCACGTGTGCTCGATTGAACACGGGTTCGCTGAGATGCTGGGGCTGGAATATCAGGGGCCAACTCGGCGACGGAACCTACGACTCGGCTGAAACCCCTCAGGTGGTTCAGAACCTGGTAGATGCCGCCTTCATCTCAACATTCGGCGCCCTCAGCTGCGCGGTGCGCACCAACGGACTCGCCATGTGCTGGGGTGTCAATCTAGACCAGCAAGTAGGCAATCAGAGTTCCGCCGACGACATCGCGAGCCCAGTCACTGTCACCGGATTGACCTCCGTCGAGATGATTTCTGCAAGCACGCTGAACACCTGTGCGCTCCTTCAGAGCGGCGAGGTCAAATGCTGGGGCGCGAACCACTACGGCCAACTCGGAGACGGAACCACCACCGACTCGGCCACTCCAGTGAACGTCCTCAACCTCTAACGTCATCTCCGGCGCTCTTTCCGCAATCCTGGGGAAATCTCCTCATTCGGCATATATCGTGCCGCACCTTGAGCTATACTCCTCAAAACCCGTAACTAAAACGGTAACCAAACGAGGTCCCGATGAAGCTCATAATCCGTTTCGTATACGGCTCATCTTACAACGTAGCCGTTGACCACACTCATCTGATTACCGAGGGGCATACC
This Microvenator marinus DNA region includes the following protein-coding sequences:
- a CDS encoding DUF3575 domain-containing protein, with the protein product MKTILTTLLLSLVSATAFAEDLQVKQDVEPETEHQLSLTIAPLWILNGQPQGNIEVRVFDKWSGSLGLGYSNRASLPLEESDVTHIAISTSGQIRYYAIGDFDHGMQVGAHYHYFWTEPSTQGVKNRAVGGHTTSGFLGYKYITDIGFTLDFQGGIGYFVTSDRDGQEVDGSRPVAYWAADIGWSF
- the fic gene encoding protein adenylyltransferase Fic, which gives rise to MGRRYRLVILILEEKLTKRKAKALYDSGDITRAEIGTYSGLAYIHRYLFEEIYEFAGNLRTVNISKGGFRFVPVLYLQSALEQIDSMPQQGFEQVVEKYVEMNVAHPFREGNGRAMRIWLDLLLKAEVQRVVDWNQVDKDEYLDAMQLSVVNDKAIKGLIEQALTDRIDDRALYLKGIDVSYYYEGYSEFKTEDL
- a CDS encoding WD40 repeat domain-containing protein, whose protein sequence is MDLKGKTVCITGKFSELNRKEAEAELEKLGATCSGSVSKNTDILFAGEKAGSKLAKASSLGVQVLGESDLIAILSGGAPGEAAPEERPSDDLNALMKAGRVTFQNNTPHETDLTGWNISPDGKYFATGSWCGDDYEAGGSLAVWEVATGRCVNQIDHVTGGVGWPDEAGVIQWSQDSRRLGLSFDTNGVGYADPFKEGSGIQNWSYATDGQDHPPQWCWAPDGARMFVSCWGYQQSALAGAIVTPSPHGVDPVYMAKTGFEGKPEDGPQVGTMRRMVWRADGIIVGFGHHGAYAIDSATREMVWSYKEISQIAAIDPKGNQIAFHHGGLKFLDAKTGKLAYEPKHIGGGDLAFSADGEWLLDVCHAGNADKVTPSIRVYKGPELAGVIDIECGEADYYRKENPQAAFFADNSAIAAIRNDDTLVVFENKPGFKKLFEAPAFGAKNIHVGDAIVLSSKESVAFYTLAGELIARHELFETPNINSEEELFHSAFKPFAQGDSWGFVAPKFLITTKDPGAEISAVVDHKFAYPVQDLELSRFESVEAGVKAAPKLFPKVVADMFKGAAKAGKAKKSKEFIQPNTHGVQDLEEYLEKNLSPHRGAGKFLAELALHRIREGKVESVEALAKKLQPAEDLNDAVAVAHLAAAAARHGHTKLARDLASIAEAGLALPEHEPLTYALKSWLAGTAEILGDESPYKVEIPKGHMQGNWVKPAALLAAWKRDAKGVAAALNRLSSGIWWHDLAEIADAVLATRDLDYVEDFLKGILKGGHAKHFELLQRTVDLCLEVAPERALGFLPYFDGLSTSKEEERILERLNELDPKKAEAVLQKLEKERDFPETHAMILKLRVRANPAKAEELLLGFLQNLDASKLHRYNGPTVALALAEASLEAGCFESAMEPVKNLAQGHTWAEIIKMMADNHPGMEMALEGLKSNIDLSYIGHSFKHLEGRPEIQKELLEAALEKAGRDRYNLQSVVKALADAGLLDEANTARMKITKANRKDSTRHLAAGAIRAGEYTTALGLLDELDSGYFGTGGREYTLLHALVTEVWKTVPGTSGVM
- a CDS encoding RCC1 domain-containing protein, giving the protein MRIKWLVFVGLFVVGCGSDLTKTPTQGPDMSPAPDMEERDAGGTADMAQDASSDMTEPDLGPDAEPDMTEPDMAEPDMQPDMTEPDMPPPDPCEGVECGMGECVDVGTGAQCECDEGYIPDGLSCVEIPIDPVLVVNLAGPAQTTEAGGSTTLSVRLSHAPSAAVSLPLSVSMTREAFLSPTSLTFTNSNWSTPQLITVTGRDDSLDDGNQTYTVTIGPSTSQDADFVGLTDSQSLLSLDGVCGNGLQDGTEACDAPGQSQQCAYGQQSCTVCNSSCQSVPGQVVGYCGDGIKQTQEACDSPGQSQQCAYGQQSCTVCNSSCQSVAGQVTGYCGDGVRQNQEACDVPGQSQQCAYGQQSCTVCNSSCQSVPGQVVGYCGDGVQQNQEACDVPGQSQQCAYGQQSCTVCNSSCQSVAGQVTGYCGDGIKQAQEECDGQAQCPSGQSGTATCNSSCVVDTSSCLSNVLKIDSGIDHSCAVMRTGQVKCWGRNNHGQLGDGTTQDRSTAVTATGITNAVDINLGSYHTCALLSNGGITCWGRNTSGELGVGNNQPQTGKVAVALIDDAIAIGAGGAHTCAVREDRTLWCWGNNISGQLGRGTTNLGPTPTAVSGITDAVQVEAGTAHTCVVNLTGEMRCWGDNTYGQIGDGTTLNRRWAPTFPNLVSVTQVDAGDYFTCARLNTGSLRCWGWNIRGQLGDGTYDSAETPQVVQNLVDAAFISTFGALSCAVRTNGLAMCWGVNLDQQVGNQSSADDIASPVTVTGLTSVEMISASTLNTCALLQSGEVKCWGANHYGQLGDGTTTDSATPVNVLNL